A DNA window from Vanessa cardui chromosome 16, ilVanCard2.1, whole genome shotgun sequence contains the following coding sequences:
- the LOC124536170 gene encoding uncharacterized protein LOC124536170 isoform X3 translates to MRRSSPVQQWLDSLPADSETPNQNDPEIVVEHDSNSQELVQDLDTKSDENKAEDSVTENTVIETNQEIVHDDKNLDVPGQRDGWKRKSLESGALTSTPQLRNVKKKLQRDHSVQSEGYTPRFKNPLFRDHSLQSDASGSSGSSVLNVLGARKVDAESVLLALGFGPSEKQQKLQRIPDRFLVPSKLKGISTDKFIKDEQHSMRMHDCGVFGYRGLTGNPHVPPSTIVAKIMDCILQDDVCREEALMKTRHSIADLRNPAAIHAHLTSRLRST, encoded by the exons ATGAGACGGAGCAGTCCAGTTCAGCAATGGCTGGATTCCCTGCCAGCTGATTCAGAGACTCCGAACCAAAATGACCCTGAAATTGTTGTAGAACATGACTCTAATTCCCAAGAACTAGTTCAAGATTTAGACACAAAATCTGATGAAAATAAAGCAGAGGATTCTGTAACAGAAAATACAGTAATAGAAACAAATCAAGAAATTGTACATGATGACAAAAATTTAGATGTTCCTGGTCAAAGAGATGGATGGAAGCGGAAATCTTTGGAGAGTGGTGCCCTTACAAGTACCCCACAATTGagaaatgttaaaaagaaaCTGCAAAGAGACCACTCAGTACAATCAGAAGGTTACACACCCAGATTTAAAAACCCCTTATTCAGAGATCATTCACTACAG tcaGATGCTAGTGGATCAAGTGGCAGTTCTGTCTTAAATGTTTTGGGGGCTCGGAAAGTAGATGCTGAATCAGTTCTACTAGCACTCGGATTTGGACCTAGTGAAAAGCAACAGAAATTACAAAGAATACCAGACAGATTTTTAGTGCCATCAAAA CTTAAAGGTATAAGTACAGATAAGTTTATCAAGGATGAGCAACATTCAATGCGTATGCATGATTGTGGAGTCTTTGGGTACAGAGGTCTTACAG ggAATCCTCATGTTCCACCGTCGACAATTGTAGCTAAAATAATGGATTGTATCCTTCAAGACGACGTATGTCGCGAGGAGGCGTTGATGAAAACGCGTCACTCCATAGCGGACCTGCGCAACCCGGCCGCAATACACGCACATCTGACATCCCGACTGAGGAGCACTTGA
- the LOC124536170 gene encoding uncharacterized protein LOC124536170 isoform X2, with product MDSTPGTFNESVSSILERKVRGWLSGVIDDMRRSSPVQQWLDSLPADSETPNQNDPEIVVEHDSNSQELVQDLDTKSDENKAEDSVTENTVIETNQEIVHDDKNLDVPGQRDGWKRKSLESGALTSTPQLRNVKKKLQRDHSVQSEGYTPRFKNPLFRDHSLQSDASGSSGSSVLNVLGARKVDAESVLLALGFGPSEKQQKLQRIPDRFLVPSKLKGISTDKFIKDEQHSMRMHDCGVFGYRGLTEHCTPVCRFMKPLPSRCNRSYQLPEIAVQESSCSTVDNCS from the exons ATGGATTCTACACCAG GTACATTCAATGAATCCGTTTCATCAATATTAGAACGTAAAGTTCGAGGGTGGCTAAGTGGAGTAATAGACGATATGAGACGGAGCAGTCCAGTTCAGCAATGGCTGGATTCCCTGCCAGCTGATTCAGAGACTCCGAACCAAAATGACCCTGAAATTGTTGTAGAACATGACTCTAATTCCCAAGAACTAGTTCAAGATTTAGACACAAAATCTGATGAAAATAAAGCAGAGGATTCTGTAACAGAAAATACAGTAATAGAAACAAATCAAGAAATTGTACATGATGACAAAAATTTAGATGTTCCTGGTCAAAGAGATGGATGGAAGCGGAAATCTTTGGAGAGTGGTGCCCTTACAAGTACCCCACAATTGagaaatgttaaaaagaaaCTGCAAAGAGACCACTCAGTACAATCAGAAGGTTACACACCCAGATTTAAAAACCCCTTATTCAGAGATCATTCACTACAG tcaGATGCTAGTGGATCAAGTGGCAGTTCTGTCTTAAATGTTTTGGGGGCTCGGAAAGTAGATGCTGAATCAGTTCTACTAGCACTCGGATTTGGACCTAGTGAAAAGCAACAGAAATTACAAAGAATACCAGACAGATTTTTAGTGCCATCAAAA CTTAAAGGTATAAGTACAGATAAGTTTATCAAGGATGAGCAACATTCAATGCGTATGCATGATTGTGGAGTCTTTGGGTACAGAGGTCTTACAG AACACTGTACACCTGTTTGCCGATTTATGAAACCTTTACCATCGAGATGTAACAGATCATATCAACTTCCCGAGATTGCAGTCCA ggAATCCTCATGTTCCACCGTCGACAATTGTAGCTAA
- the LOC124536170 gene encoding uncharacterized protein LOC124536170 isoform X1 → MDSTPGTFNESVSSILERKVRGWLSGVIDDMRRSSPVQQWLDSLPADSETPNQNDPEIVVEHDSNSQELVQDLDTKSDENKAEDSVTENTVIETNQEIVHDDKNLDVPGQRDGWKRKSLESGALTSTPQLRNVKKKLQRDHSVQSEGYTPRFKNPLFRDHSLQSDASGSSGSSVLNVLGARKVDAESVLLALGFGPSEKQQKLQRIPDRFLVPSKLKGISTDKFIKDEQHSMRMHDCGVFGYRGLTGNPHVPPSTIVAKIMDCILQDDVCREEALMKTRHSIADLRNPAAIHAHLTSRLRST, encoded by the exons ATGGATTCTACACCAG GTACATTCAATGAATCCGTTTCATCAATATTAGAACGTAAAGTTCGAGGGTGGCTAAGTGGAGTAATAGACGATATGAGACGGAGCAGTCCAGTTCAGCAATGGCTGGATTCCCTGCCAGCTGATTCAGAGACTCCGAACCAAAATGACCCTGAAATTGTTGTAGAACATGACTCTAATTCCCAAGAACTAGTTCAAGATTTAGACACAAAATCTGATGAAAATAAAGCAGAGGATTCTGTAACAGAAAATACAGTAATAGAAACAAATCAAGAAATTGTACATGATGACAAAAATTTAGATGTTCCTGGTCAAAGAGATGGATGGAAGCGGAAATCTTTGGAGAGTGGTGCCCTTACAAGTACCCCACAATTGagaaatgttaaaaagaaaCTGCAAAGAGACCACTCAGTACAATCAGAAGGTTACACACCCAGATTTAAAAACCCCTTATTCAGAGATCATTCACTACAG tcaGATGCTAGTGGATCAAGTGGCAGTTCTGTCTTAAATGTTTTGGGGGCTCGGAAAGTAGATGCTGAATCAGTTCTACTAGCACTCGGATTTGGACCTAGTGAAAAGCAACAGAAATTACAAAGAATACCAGACAGATTTTTAGTGCCATCAAAA CTTAAAGGTATAAGTACAGATAAGTTTATCAAGGATGAGCAACATTCAATGCGTATGCATGATTGTGGAGTCTTTGGGTACAGAGGTCTTACAG ggAATCCTCATGTTCCACCGTCGACAATTGTAGCTAAAATAATGGATTGTATCCTTCAAGACGACGTATGTCGCGAGGAGGCGTTGATGAAAACGCGTCACTCCATAGCGGACCTGCGCAACCCGGCCGCAATACACGCACATCTGACATCCCGACTGAGGAGCACTTGA